The sequence ATTTTTTCAATCTTTAAAAAGCCCAAAAACTGCTCTAAGGGTTTTCCTATCAAATTTCTTTTTTCTACGCTTAATATTTCTTCAACTGCTTTATTTAGATTGTTTATATTACCATTTTCATCTGTATAAATTACACCGGTTCTTATATTTTCAAGAATTGTTTCAAGATATTTTTTATTTTCTTCTAATTTGTTGTAAAGCTGGGCAAGTTGTGATACCATTTGATTAAATTCATCTATAAGGATACCTATCTCATCTGATGCTTTAACATTTACCCTAACTAATAAATCTCCATAAGATAATCTTTTAGAAGCCTCTGCAAGTTTTTCTATAGGTATGGTAATACTTCTGACTATATATCTTCCGAACCAAAATGCAGCAAATATAACTACCATTGTAATAGTAAGAAGTAGAGAAATATAACTTATCCTGATAGGTGCTTTATAATATTTGAATTGAGCATATATCTCTTTTGCTTGATTTATTTTTTCTTTTGAAATCTGAGTATTGTAATATATTACTATTTTTCTGTTTTTTTCTAATTTCTCATATTTTTCTAAATTTTTATCTATTTTTCCATATTTTTCTAAAATTTTTCCATTTTTATCATAAATAACAATAGCCTGAATATTAAAATATTTTATAGCTTCTTGATAAGATAATTTTTTATCTTTTATCAAGTTATAAACATTTTCAATCCATTTTTGGTTAATATTGGAAATTTCTTCTATCTGTTTTAATCCTTCTTCTATTTTCCCACTAAACCATAAATTGGTAGCATTTGATATTAGAGAAACAGAAACTGTAAATAAAACCATAGAAGGTATAACTATCATAAATATAAGAATAGATGTTAATTTGGTTCTTAACCTTCCTTGGGTTTTTTCTTCAAAGAATATCTTTATTAAATATTTTAATGTTAAGGCTACCAAAATAAGAAAAAAGATAACATCTAAGTTGATTACAAATAGAAATAAATACGGATTTATTACATCTTTAATTTTTTCAAGTTTTTTAAATATATAAATATTAGAGATAATAAATAGTATGCTAACAACACCAAGAATAATAATATTTCTCTTTAATTTTTCTTTTTGCATAATAAAAAATTATATCAAAAATTGGCACTTATTTTTTAATTGACAACTTCCACACAGAGGTAATTTTTTACAAAAATTTTTACAATGAAATACTATTAAAGCATGAAATTCTTTGTAAATTTCAACATCTTCCGGAATATTTCTTTCAATTAATATTCTTAAATCATCATATTCTATATTTTCATCATCAATTATACCAAATCTATAAAAAAATCTTTTTGTATATTTATCTACTACAAAA is a genomic window of Venenivibrio stagnispumantis containing:
- a CDS encoding sensor histidine kinase translates to MQKEKLKRNIIILGVVSILFIISNIYIFKKLEKIKDVINPYLFLFVINLDVIFFLILVALTLKYLIKIFFEEKTQGRLRTKLTSILIFMIVIPSMVLFTVSVSLISNATNLWFSGKIEEGLKQIEEISNINQKWIENVYNLIKDKKLSYQEAIKYFNIQAIVIYDKNGKILEKYGKIDKNLEKYEKLEKNRKIVIYYNTQISKEKINQAKEIYAQFKYYKAPIRISYISLLLTITMVVIFAAFWFGRYIVRSITIPIEKLAEASKRLSYGDLLVRVNVKASDEIGILIDEFNQMVSQLAQLYNKLEENKKYLETILENIRTGVIYTDENGNINNLNKAVEEILSVEKRNLIGKPLEQFLGFLKIEKIPSKETTFEYEGKLLIIKATKIKDKVYVIVLDDITDIITAQKLNTWKEIVRRIAHEIKNPLTPIKLSAERILIQYKKNNPNISEIIEKNINVIINEVEHLENLLREFSQFGTFLENLSVSNVNLKELLEILKTGYQTDKFKININIDKDIIIKADEKMLKQAFSNLIQNSIESGADKIDINVEDKDDYVIISFKDNGKGIKKENIEKIFMPYYSDKPKGSGLGLAITKEIIERHRGTINAVYIPNGALFIVKLPK